A genomic segment from Streptomyces antibioticus encodes:
- a CDS encoding serine/threonine-protein kinase has product MRPVGSKYLLEEPLGRGATGTVWRARQRETAGAEAAVPGQPGETVAIKVLKEELASDPDIVMRFLRERSVLLRLTHPNIVRVRDLVVEGDLLALVMDLIDGPDLHRYLRENGPLTPVAASLLTAQVADALAASHTDGVVHRDLKPANVLLMQNGGQMHPMLTDFGIARLADSPGLTRTSEFVGTPAYVAPESAEGRPQTSAVDVYGAGIMLYELVTGRPPFGGGSALEVLHQHLSAEPRRPSTVPDPLWTVIERCLRKNPDERPSAQNLGRALRVVAEGIGVHANSTQIAAADGVAHLLAPDPAPAPVPGAPAGSYDPNAATSVLPHTGGPAGAADPTAVLPHTGAPAGAADATAVLPPVPPHQPGQQGGTPPEQPHPWQTQLRAARDRNEQTQVQQYLDPGEDPLRRRPQRQVARPQQPPQRPQPRPQQGYGYPQQQPQQGYAPQPPQGYGQQGRYATPQPQQAPPPQQQPRRQPQQRPAPEPRQPREPRQRSANPMKIPGLGCLKGCLFTIVILFVAGWMIWEFSPLQGWIGTGRGWWDQLGHWFKQAGDWIGDLGQATDGAGTGTGN; this is encoded by the coding sequence GTGCGGCCAGTCGGCAGCAAGTACCTGCTCGAGGAGCCGCTCGGACGCGGCGCCACGGGCACCGTCTGGCGAGCCCGCCAGCGCGAGACCGCGGGCGCCGAGGCGGCCGTGCCCGGCCAGCCCGGAGAGACCGTCGCCATCAAGGTCCTCAAGGAGGAGCTGGCCAGCGACCCCGACATCGTGATGCGCTTCCTGCGGGAGCGCTCGGTGCTGCTGCGCCTGACCCACCCGAACATCGTCCGGGTCCGCGACCTGGTCGTCGAGGGCGATCTGCTGGCCCTGGTCATGGACCTCATCGACGGCCCCGACCTGCACCGCTATCTGCGCGAGAACGGCCCGCTGACGCCCGTCGCCGCCTCCCTGCTCACCGCGCAGGTCGCCGACGCGCTCGCCGCCAGCCACACCGACGGCGTGGTGCACCGCGACCTCAAGCCGGCCAACGTCCTGCTGATGCAGAACGGCGGGCAGATGCACCCGATGCTCACCGACTTCGGCATCGCCCGGCTGGCCGACTCCCCGGGCCTCACCCGCACCAGCGAGTTCGTCGGCACGCCCGCGTACGTCGCCCCGGAGTCCGCCGAGGGCCGCCCGCAGACCTCCGCCGTCGACGTCTACGGCGCCGGCATCATGCTGTACGAGCTGGTCACCGGACGTCCCCCGTTCGGCGGAGGCTCCGCCCTCGAAGTGCTGCACCAGCACCTCAGCGCCGAACCGCGCCGCCCCTCCACCGTCCCCGACCCGCTGTGGACGGTCATCGAGCGCTGCCTGCGCAAGAACCCCGACGAACGGCCCAGCGCCCAGAACCTCGGGCGCGCCCTGCGGGTCGTCGCCGAGGGCATCGGCGTGCACGCGAACTCCACGCAGATCGCCGCCGCCGACGGCGTGGCCCATCTGCTCGCCCCCGACCCGGCCCCCGCGCCGGTGCCGGGCGCCCCCGCGGGCTCCTACGACCCCAACGCCGCGACCAGCGTCCTGCCGCACACCGGCGGACCGGCCGGCGCCGCCGACCCCACCGCCGTCCTGCCCCACACCGGGGCCCCGGCGGGCGCCGCCGACGCCACCGCCGTCCTCCCGCCGGTGCCGCCGCACCAGCCGGGACAGCAGGGCGGCACCCCGCCCGAGCAGCCGCACCCCTGGCAGACCCAGCTCAGGGCCGCCCGCGACCGCAACGAGCAGACACAGGTCCAGCAGTACCTCGACCCCGGCGAGGACCCGCTGCGCCGCCGCCCCCAGCGGCAGGTCGCCCGGCCGCAGCAGCCGCCGCAGCGCCCGCAGCCCCGGCCGCAGCAGGGCTACGGCTACCCGCAGCAGCAGCCCCAGCAGGGGTACGCCCCGCAGCCCCCGCAGGGCTACGGACAGCAGGGCCGGTACGCCACGCCCCAGCCGCAGCAGGCGCCGCCGCCCCAGCAGCAGCCGCGCCGCCAGCCGCAGCAGCGGCCCGCCCCGGAGCCGCGCCAGCCGCGCGAGCCGAGGCAGCGCAGTGCCAACCCGATGAAGATCCCCGGGCTCGGCTGCCTGAAGGGCTGCCTCTTCACGATCGTCATCCTGTTCGTCGCGGGCTGGATGATCTGGGAGTTCAGCCCGCTCCAGGGCTGGATCGGCACCGGCCGCGGCTGGTGGGACCAGCTCGGGCACTGGTTCAAGCAGGCCGGCGACTGGATCGGCGACCTCGGCCAGGCCACGGACGGGGCGGGCACCGGCACCGGGAACTGA